The proteins below are encoded in one region of Silene latifolia isolate original U9 population chromosome 2, ASM4854445v1, whole genome shotgun sequence:
- the LOC141642753 gene encoding uncharacterized protein LOC141642753 has protein sequence MLKMVSKSFLLFGFLVVAFLVSSKVTARDLAETSTDADKEVKGVEDAKYGGQYGGGGGQYGGGGRQYGGGGGQYGGGGQYGGGGHHGGGGGQYGGGGGHGGCNYGCCGHHGYNGCSRCCALNEKVEGKPNN, from the exons ATGCTGAAAATGGTTTCTAAGTCTTTTCTTTTGTTCGGTTTTCTAGTCGTTGCTTTCCTCGTCTCTTCTAAAGTTACAGCTCGTGACTTAGCTGAAACCAGCACTGATG CTGACAAAGAAGTAAAAGGCGTTGAAGATGCCAAATATGGTGGACAGTACGGTGGTGGCGGCGGACAGTACGGTGGCGGCGGCAGACAGTACGGTGGCGGCGGCGGACAGTACGGTGGTGGAGGACAGTACGGCGGTGGTGGAcaccatggtggtggtggtggacagTACGGCGGTGGTGGTGGACATGGAGGCTGTAATTATGGATGCTGTGGACATCATGGATATAACGGATGCTCAAGGTGCTGTGCTCTTAACGAGAAAGTTGAAGGCAAGCCCAACAACTAA